A stretch of the Lolium perenne isolate Kyuss_39 chromosome 3, Kyuss_2.0, whole genome shotgun sequence genome encodes the following:
- the LOC139838051 gene encoding 3'-5' exonuclease-like produces the protein MASASSSVVAGDEKSTTEKYRILAHGSTYIDVVYTNEAATVDRILRMYEGWLDEDEDRFKFVGLDLEYDSSGHKLAVMQIAMREHVLVFHYIRCKDHCPRLLTFLKDKQYTFTSVDKRNDTKVLRAAGLPVPEERHIDIQDIFKINGQPQAGMADLAAKLIDPKFANMKKDFKYNRLRKEGHGFWECKPLSWMNLEYAAIDGYLSYEIYNKIYTVNEGQAHLQRSDHICPRCKNQDESSSMNKRQKQA, from the exons ATGGCATCTGCCTCTTCCTCCGTCGTGGCCGGAGACGAGAAGTCCACGACGGAGAAGTACCGCATCCTTGCGCACGGGAGTACATATATCGACGTCGTCTACACCAATGAGGCGGCGACTGTTGATAGAATTCTTCGTATGTACGAGGGTTGgctcgacgaggacgaggacaggTTCAAGTTCGTTGGTCTGGATCTCGAGTATGACTCTAGCGGACACAAGTTGGCGGTAATGCAAATCGCCATGAGGGAGCACGTTCTTGTATTCCACTacattag GTGCAAGGATCATTGTCCGCGCCTACTGACTTTTCTCAAGGACAAGCAATACACTTTTACAAGTGTTGATAAAAGAAATGACACAAAAGTTCTTCGTGCGGCCGGTCTTCCTGTTCCAGAAGAGAGACACATCGACATCCAGGACATTTTCAAGATTAATGGTCAACCGCAGGCTGGAATGGCTGATCTTGCAGCAAAGCTCATTGATCCCAAGTTTGCCAACATGAAGAAGGACTTCAAGTACAACCGGCTTCGGAAGGAAGGGCATGGTTTCTGGGAATGCAAGCCACTGTCCTGGATGAACCTCGAGTACGCAGCTATTGACGGCTATCTCAGTTATGAGATATACAACAAGATCTACACGGTGAACGAGGGACAAGCTCACCTCCAGAGATCAGACCACATCTGCCCCAGATGCAAAAATCAGGATGAATCTTCATCAATGAACAAGCGTCAGAAGCAAGCCTGA